In Phragmites australis chromosome 16, lpPhrAust1.1, whole genome shotgun sequence, one DNA window encodes the following:
- the LOC133894797 gene encoding (S)-beta-macrocarpene synthase-like, whose translation MAAASADRPGSRQEETMKKSSTFHPTLWGDFFLSYEPPTSPQEAQMRERAGVLREEVRKIVKGSNDLPEIVNLIITLQRLSLDYHYEDEINKLLHVVYNSNFDNSNLTEVSRRFYLLRKSGYDVPSDVFLNFKDKEGNFVDANITSLLSLYNAAYLRTHGEALLDDTITFTRRCLQGGLEHLEPPLAEVVSSALNTPLFRRVGILETRNYIPIYEKEATRNETILEFAKLNFNLLQLLYCEELKEVTLWWKELNIESNLSFVRDRIVEMYFWMNGACHEPQYSYSRIILAKMMAFITVIDDFIDTYATTEESMQLAEAIFRWDESAIASLPEYIRDFYLYLLKTFRSFDDKLGTDRVFYLKQVLKQLVQAYIEELKWRDENYVPKTLSEHLGLSMRSSGGSPIACASLVGMGEVVTIETLEWFLSYPQLLRSFDTFVRLSDDTASTKREQTGDHSVSTVQIYMKEHGATMNEACQKIRELTENSWKDMLHHHLAITERTKMVVSRMVLNFSRTGNYMYQGDVDKFTSSHAIKETIKRLFVEPIPA comes from the exons ATGGCAGCAGCGTCTGCAGATCGTCCTGGCTCCCGCCAGGAGGAGACGATGAAGAAGTCTTCCACCTTCCACCCGACTCTATGGggtgatttctttctttcttacgAGCCGCCGACTTCACCACAG GAAGCTCAAATGCGGGAAAGGGCTGGAGTGCTAAGGGAAGAAGTGAGGAAGATAGTCAAAGGCTCAAATGATTTGCCAGAAATAGTGAACCTTATAATCACGCTTCAGCGACTTAGTCTGGACTACCACTACGAGGATGAGATCAACAAGCTGTTGCACGTTGTTTACAACTCTAATTTCGATAACAGTAATCTAACTGAAGTTTCACGCCGATTTTATCTTCTGCGTAAAAGTGGCTACGACGTGCCATCCG ATGTGTTTCTGAATTTTAAAGATAAAGAAGGAAATTTTGTTGATGCCAATATTACAAGCTTGTTAAGCTTATACAATGCAGCATACCTAAGGACCCATGGAGAGGCATTGCTTGATGATACAATCACGTTCACCAGAAGATGCCTTCAAGGTGGATTAGAACATTTGGAACCACCACTTGCAGAGGTAGTGTCTTCTGCCCTCAACACACCTCTTTTTCGAAGGGTCGGGATATTAGAGACGAGGAATTACATCCCCATTTATGAAAAGGAGGCTACACGAAACGAAACAATATTGGAGTTTGCGAAATTGAACTTTAACCTTTTGCAACTTCTTTACTGTGAAGAGCTAAAAGAGGTCACTCT GTGGTGGAAGGAGCTCAACATCGAATCAAACCTGAGTTTTGTTAGAGATAGGATTGTGGAAATGTATTTCTGGATGAATGGGGCATGCCATGAGCCTCAATATTCTTACTCCCGAATTATACTTGCAAAGATGATGGCTTTTATTACTGTAATAGATGATTTCATCGACACATATGCTACCACTGAAGAGAGCATGCAACTTGCAGAAGCAATTTTCAG GTGGGATGAGAGTGCAATAGCTTCGCTTCCAGAATACATAAGGGATTTCTACTTGTATTTATTGAAGACATTTCGTTCATTTGATGATAAACTAGGAACTGACCGTGTGTTTTATTTAAAACAGGTG TTAAAGCAACTAGTACAAGCATATATTGAGGAACTTAAATGGCGCGACGAAAATTACGTGCCGAAGACATTGAGCGAGCATCTTGGACTCTCGATGCGAAGCAGTGGAGGTTCTCCAATAGCATGTGCTTCATTGGTCGGAATGGGTGAAGTAGTAACAATAGAGACTCTTGAGTGGTTTCTAAGCTATCCACAGCTTCTCAGATCTTTTGATACATTTGTACGACTCTCAGATGATACTGCATCAACCAAG CGTGAGCAAACAGGGGACCACAGTGTCTCCACTGTCCAGATTTACATGAAGGAGCATGGAGCGACAATGAATGAAGCGTGCCAAAAGATTAGAGAGCTCACTGAAAATTCATGGAAGGATATGTTGCATCATCACCTTGCAATAACAGAACGAACAAAAATGGTCGTGTCACGGATGGTGCTTAACTTCTCACGGACTGGAAATTACATGTACCAGGGTGACGTTGACAAATTCACTTCTTCCCACGCTATCAAAGAAACGATAAAGCGACTATTTGTGGAGCCAATACCAGCGTGA